taattatttaataaaaattgtgaaaattaaaatagaatttatcacctatataacattatttttattaatcaaatatataattaaaaaataaaaaattatttacatagAAAGATTAGTGATATGTTAAAATAAATGGTTGGAATTTGTTAAATAAAGAGTTATTTTCACTCTCTCTAactttttgataaaatttttattatattgaattaTTCTATTATCAATTTTTACATGACTCTTTTttacaattattttattaattttttataatataaatttataggaAGTAATAATTATGGACCatcaaaatcacaaattttatattgtaaatatcTAACTAACTTATCACATATACATGATATGTTCATTTTCTTCACCTATATATTAGAAGAAATCtattatattgttaaataaattaattgataagatattggaaaaaattaattattatctaatatatttgtaatatatataaaagtgagaAGGGGAATAATGGGATTTtaaaaatatctttaatttttaaaattatttataattatttttttattatttaaaaatgtattttaagtaaaataaaaattaaatattattagatATAAAATTCTTATTTTATTAGGCCTTAAACTTAACtatcataatttttattaaaaataattaaaaaaaaaactaaaaaagaagGGATATTACTATTTAAGTCTACCTAAACCATTTGGATATTTCAAGAAGCTAATTCTCaggtatttttctcattttgttGTTATTTGCATATTCATTTTTGTGTaattttttaaacttatttatataattttatttaattgatagATATTTTTGGAATCGCTGAGACTAATTCTAGTAAGATTTTGTATTCATCTATCATGtttatagtattttatttatattattttaattgattaatttaatatttcttattaattttattttcttacaacTTTTTGAAgtaacattaattaaaaataaaatatcatgatggtaatttaatattatgacaataaaaaattaaatttaactagatattaaaaataattaaattataacaatataatattatataaaaagattatatataaaaatttaaattacaaatatgTAAAATGAATACAAATAACATACAATACatgttttaaaaaaatagttattttaaattttttaaagaaaaattattattttttaattattttctcactttcattaataaaaaaatatattttttaacagtGACACTATATTGTAGATAGATTTAAAATtgagcaaataattttaataaattaaaaataaaaatattttattataattttgtcaaacttcgaattaaattataatttatgctAAAATTTAATCGAAATGAGTCCATAAAGcacaattgaaaataaatttcaatttataaaaatttattttttattttattattttaaatcatgatatatgtgtatatatatataaaatttaaaaaaaatacgtTTCACATGAATTCAATAATTTatgactcataattaattttgtctttataaataaataaaatctaatcataataaattttaaattattatgtagttaaattagactttattttaatatattaaatgataattctaaaaagataattttataaaaatattcataattaattacttatttaaaattttttagtaaaaaaatttgttcactttataaaatacttatttttcaaataattttcatttaatttattattaattataatacgaaaaattatttttcaaacatttgtatacatttatgatttataaaaaagaaattaatctcAAGTAATAAAAGCCATgctctttattttaaaaattcattaaaaataattgcaaaatattatcataattttgaaatgatcttaaaattttcaattgttcatatatatataatatcaatATGAAAATCCAATAACAAacatatttaaaatcaattaaataaatatttactaaaattttattCTCGATATCGTTTTTTACATatactaataataatataaattaataagaaagagaagaaaaactcaaacaatttgtataatatgtaatatttttttaaaccattttataagaaagaaattttgaaaaaaaaaataaaaaacccaAGTTTTGATATTATTTCGTGAATCGCTTCAAATATAATAcgcctttattatttttaatttataattatttttcaaaaatttaaaattttttatctaaaatataaatatgttcaatttatttaatttattatgtaaTTATAAAAAACATTAAAGAATTTAATAACATTTAAATTATAGTGTACAAATTAAAGTTACATTAAAATTCCATTAAAAGTGCAAAATAGTTTGAAACAAATATTGCGCATGAGTAACATGTGGACATATTGATAAATCTTTTAAAACAAAgtacatttttattatttttatcatttttaaattttataaattttattttttaaaaaataattttaacatttcaaaCACAGTATTAAACGGGTATTAAATTATTAGAGTTAATGGTCAATTTATttgttaatagaattaaattttaaaattaaattattattaaaaatatatataaaaaattaatatataaattttactatatctcaaagatttaattatacattgtactaaaataaaaaaatatatatataatgaatagaTTTGGAGAGACATAGGTGGCAAAGAATGAGCTAATTAGcaggtgatatatatatatatatatatatacacatatgggTATCTATCTTAGCTCCTCCTTCTACCCAGGAGCTAGTGAACAGGTCTAGTTTAATCTTAATATAAATAGGCATTACAATTTTATCTTAAAAAAAGtgttacaaatttaataaaattttatgatttaattaattataattaatttatgttagatTATTAGTGTGGTAAGGTAAAGAAAAAACTTTTGAGTGGGTAGGCTTTTTTTTAAGTAAGTAGTCAAATCTAAATCTGTCAAGCGAAAGGTGCAAGTTGAATAGTACTTGATATCACACTCTtttaaattcaaatgaaaatatcttcatctacataattaaatattcatattGTATTGTAATCAAAATTTTCCTACTCTTTCAGAAAATCATTTGCCCAAACACAGCAACTCCAATTACAATATCAAAAagttaaattttagatttttggcATGAAGTCTGAGAGAGACTTGACTTGCAATacaaaaagaagagagagagagacagaactTAAGTCACCTCGATAGATAATATTTCAAGTTCAACCCACCAAAGCAAAGAAAGTCTTCGAATTGCTTGATCAGGTGAGATAGCAATCACTTCCCTCAACTTGGAAGTGATATCCTTCATTGTTGGTCTTTGCCTTGGATTTGGTTGTATGCACTCTTGGATAATCTCGCATATGAGGTCAAGCTCATTGTTTTTGAAAGACTTGAGGGTTGGGTCAATCATATAATTGATACTACGTTTGTCATTCAAATATTTAGCAGCTTGCAAGTTTATAGTTAAATTATATGCTTGTCAGCCAGCCGTGCATGCAGCTAGAACACAAATATTATTTAGCCATAAAGCAATTTCCAAAGATATGAGAGTATAGGATTTCATAAAAGATTTACCAATTTTTCGAGGGACCCTTGTTCTTTCGAGTATTGGAGTTTTCcaaaaatgatttctagcaatagAATCCCAAAACAATAAACATTTGTCCCTACATCAGCCAAAGGTGCCAATGTAGAATGCACTAACTCATTGTTACCTAAGCTCTTTGACTTGGAGGAATCTTGTGGCAAGAAAGAGATGTCAGCAATCTAAGAGGGACCATAAATAAGGTGAGAAGGCACATTAAAGAAACAAAATAGAATGAAGCCAACCCATGAAGGAGATTACCGTATCTGCATAGTCATCAGTTAGAAAGATATTATGTGAATTCAAGTTAGAATGTGATACTGGTGGATTTAAATCATGGTGCATGTATTGTAAGCAACAAGCAATGCCCATGATAATCCTCATTCTTGCACTCCAGTCAAGATGTTCCATTTCTTTAACTGAAGATACAGAATAAATGTTTCAGCCTCTAAATTACCACAGGAGAAATCTATCGAAATTTTCATCATTAAATTAATATACAGAGAGTATTACCATGCAGATGCTGAAAGAGGGTTCCATTAGGAGCGTATTCAAATACTATCATCCTATTGAAGGGTTCATCCTCCTCATAGTAG
The sequence above is a segment of the Hevea brasiliensis isolate MT/VB/25A 57/8 chromosome 11, ASM3005281v1, whole genome shotgun sequence genome. Coding sequences within it:
- the LOC131170319 gene encoding protein MALE DISCOVERER 2-like, which codes for MLSRVNHKNFVNLIGYYEEDEPFNRMIVFEYAPNGTLFQHLHVKEMEHLDWSARMRIIMGIACCLQYMHHDLNPPVSHSNLNSHNIFLTDDYADTIADISFLPQDSSKSKSLGNNELVHSTLAPLADVGTNVYCFGILLLEIIFGKLQYSKEQGINYMIDPTLKSFKNNELDLICEIIQECIQPNPRQRPTMKDITSKLREVIAISPDQAIRRLSLLWWVELEILSIEVT